In Brienomyrus brachyistius isolate T26 chromosome 14, BBRACH_0.4, whole genome shotgun sequence, the following proteins share a genomic window:
- the LOC125707132 gene encoding neuroblast differentiation-associated protein AHNAK-like: protein MKVKAPDTKTEGMGLEVDKTKGKFKLPKVTMPDINVSLPKVSGPEINLKGPKVETDVSLSKPETDIKGPSLETTADIPVVEPEGKTKFQMPHIKIPSFGFSKPEMKSRKLSGDQTLPSVDVALKKPDIDIDAPKISADVPSVDVKLLDAELTVSGQAPSVDVKGLSVEVEGPDVDGQGSKFKMPKFGTSFPKVKAAGLEISTSKPDVDKTLPEAQLKAQLPSAELEAPSVEGEVEIPEVDVKGPNIKIKKSKISFPMFGSSKTEVKTSESDIPKGEISLPQVNAEVEAPKVDMKSPDVDVKVDAGMGDSPSKFRLPSIKLPKFGAVKGKVASVDVSGDINVPEVEAPSDEVAIEVKAPDTELEDPTRTMSVPEAKTEVHSDIPDIESSRTDPHTSPSKFKFPSFKMPKFSFSPVKRKPSDAEANVEKMDTGDKIPEITCEGVDVDKRTIDVSKEKTSSFSLSFQKPRSRDMSPSESKGDTHSGKQPPLGSAKTEHHTAEISLEIPGADKGHPPEKIEEPEKSSKFSLPSFGDIFKGLELEFYVPTLEEADQSVASRDEISSATKEHVSQVRKTEKDLHRADAEIGATIPTAEMSTEAQTVTKEEGKDKSKFKFWFPRIGFSESLEESKAVTADTEVEKRDMLPETQQEEETDEHKTDVKEEKGSWFTFPKFGMSSPSKTPKETEITVSSPKDNLDKGTDGDAAEDISLTSSVKSSDAFADISSTITSEQVGLSETSPEKVTVKYSEPSVIVGVGQVKTPSEVITSTARTELIRLEPQLPDPVTVCVTSPSQDTLTDTGDIHIVTSNIQALPGTEHATIITKFETVGTVPLGKGSLKTAAAPWTVEAPAESAKESSGEKEIVEKHVIKEMTVDDKGTVVITEKVTHAAHAASEGPDGEDATSAVKKLKDSMHSEKMRFFDAAET from the exons ATGAAAGTTAAGGCCCCTGATACCAAGACTGAGGGAATGGGACTGGAAGTGGATAAAACAAAAGGTAAATTTAAACTTCCCAAAGTGACAATGCCAGATATAAATGTATCCCTACCAAAAGTGTCTGGACCAGAGATAAATCTCAAAGGACCAAAG GTTGAAACAGATGTTTCTTTATCAAAGCCAGAAACTGACATTAAAGGTCCATCTTTGGAAACTACAGCTGATATTCCAGTTGTTgaaccagaaggaaagacaaaaTTTCAAATGCCTCATATCAAAATTCCCTCTTTCGGCTTTTCCAAGCCTGAAATGAAAAGTCGAAAATTATCCGGGGACCAAACATTACCTTCTGTTGACGTTGCACTAAAGAAACCAGACATCGACATAGACGCTCCAAAAATCAGTGCTGATGTTCCATCAGTGGATGTGAAACTTCTAGATGCAGAGCTGACAGTGTCAGGACAGGCACCTTCAGTTGACGTCAAAGGCCTTAGTGTTGAGGTTGAAGGCCCAGACGTAGATGGACAAGGAAGTAAATTTAAGATGCCCAAATTTGGAACGTCATTTCCGAAAGTAAAAGCAGCTGGGCTTGAAATTAGTACCTCAAAACCAGATGTTGACAAAACATTGCCTGAAGCACAGTTAAAGGCCCAGTTACCCAGTGCTGAATTGGAGGCACCTTCAGTTGAGGGAGAAGTCGAAATACCTGAGGTGGATGTTAAAGGACCGAATATAAAGATCAAGAAATCAAAGATTTCATTTCCTATGTTTGGCTCATCAAAAACAGAAGTTAAGACTTCTGAGTCTGATATTCCAAAAGGAGAAATATCTCTTCCCCAGGTGAATGCAGAGGTGGAAGCACCCAAAGTGGACATGAAATCACCAGATGTAGATGTTAAGGTAGATGCTGGCATGGGGGATTCTCCCAGCAAATTTAGGCTACCGAGTATTAAACTTCCTAAATTTGGAGCAGTAAAGGGCAAAGTTGCCAGTGTGGACGTAAGTGGCGACATTAATGTACCTGAAGTAGAGGCTCCATCAGATGAAGTTGCAATTGAAGTTAAGGCCCCTGATACTGAGCTTGAGGACCCAACTAGGACCATGTCAGTGCCTGAGGCAAAGACAGAGGTGCATTCTGACATTCCTGACATTGAAAGTTCAAGAACAGACCCCCACACCTCCCCAAGTAAATTCAAATTCCCATCTTTCAAAATGCCAAAATTTTCCTTCTCACCAGTAAAGAGAAAACCTAGTGACGCAGAAGCAAATGTTGAAAAAATGGATACCGGTGATAAAATCCCAGaaattacatgtgaaggtgttGATGTGGACAAGAGAACCATTGATGTTTCCAAAGAGAAAACATCTAGCTTCAGCCTCTCATTTCAGAAACCGAGAAGTCGAGATATGAGTCCCAGCGAATCTAAAGGGGACACACATTCAGGAAAGCAACCACCTTTAGGTTCTGCCAAAACTGAACATCACACAGCTGAAATATCATTGGAAATCCCTGGGGCAGATAAAGGTCATCCTCCTGAAAAAATTGAGGAACCTGAAAAATCATCCAAATTTAGTCTACCTTCATTTGGTGATATATTCAAGGGCCTAGAGCTTGAATTTTACGTTCCCACATTAGAAGAAGCTGATCAATCGGTAGCATCCCGAGATGAAATTAGCTCTGCTACAAAAGAACATGTTTCCCAAGTTAGGAAAACGGAAAAAGATCTTCACCGGGCTGATGCTGAAATCGGTGCCACAATACCCACTGCTGAAATGTCCACTGAAGCCCAAACTGTCACAAAAGAAGAAGGTAAAGATAAGTCGAAGTTTAAGTTTTGGTTTCCTAGGATAGGTTTTTCAGAGTCCTTAGAGGAGAGTAAGGCTGTGACGGCTGATACGGAGGTTGAAAAGAGGGACATGCTCCCCGAGACTCAACAGGAGGAGGAAACAGATGAACACAAAACAGACGTCAAGGAagagaaaggcagctggttTACATTTCCTAAGTTCGGTATGTCCTCACCATCTAAGACACCCAAAGAAACAGAGATAACAGTCAGTTCTCCCAAAGACAATCTGGACAAGGGCACAGATGGTGATGCTGCAGAGGACATTAGTCTGACCTCATCAGTGAAATCATCGGATGCATTTGCTGACATTAGTTCCACCATCACAAGTGAGCAGGTCGGCCTATCAGAGACATCTCCTGAGAAGGTTACAGTGAAATACTCCGAACCATCTGTCATTGTGGGGGTTGGACAGGTTAAAACACCCAGTGAAGTTATTACCTCCACGGCAAGAACTGAACTCATTCGCCTGGAGCCACAGTTACCTGATCCTGTCACTGTATGCGTCACGTcaccatcacaggacacccTGACGGACACAGGGGACATACACATTGTTACGTCAAACATACAAGCACTACCGGGGACTGAACATGCCACGATTATTACCAAGTTTGAAACCGTGGGAACCGTACCATTGGGCAAAGGGTCATTGAAAACTGCTGCCGCGCCTTGGACTGTCGAAGCGCCTGCTGAAAGTGCCAAGGAAtcctctggagaaaaggagatcGTGGAAAAGCATGTGATAAAAGAGATGACGGTCGATGACAAGGGAACTGTTGTTATAACCGAGAAGGTCACACATGCTGCCCATGCAGCCTCCGAGGGCCCTGATGGAGAAGATGCGACTTCTGCTGTCAAAAAGCTGAAAGATAGCATGCACTCTGAGAAAATGAGGTTTTTTGATGCCGCAGAAACATGA